A segment of the uncultured Desulfobulbus sp. genome:
GTCAAGGCTGCCACAACAGATAGGCCTTGATAAACGGATCCAGCCGACCGTCGAGCACCGCGTCCACATTGCCTTCCTCGGTGTTGGTGCGATGATCCTTGATCAGCCGGTACGGCTGCAGCACGTAGGAGCGGATCTGGCTGCCCCAGGCGATGTCTTTCTTGTCGCCCTGGATGTTCTCCTGGTTACGCCTTTTTTCTTCCTCTTCCCGCTCAAAGAGGCGCGCCATGAGCATCTTCATGGCCATGTCCTTGTTGCGGTGCTGACTGCGCTCATTCTGACACTGGACCACGATCCCGGAGGGAAAGTGGGTGATGCGGATGGCGGAGTCGGTCTTGTTGACGTGCTGACCGCCGGAGCCGCTGGCACGGTAGGTGTCGATGCGGATATCCTTGTCGTTGATCTCGATTTCCACGTCGTCGTCGAGTTCCGGCATGACCATGACCGAGGCAAAGGAGGTGTGCCGCCGGCCGCTGGCATCAAAGGGCGAAATGCGCACCAACCGGTGAATGCCGACCTCGGAACGGAGATAACCGTAGGCATATTTCCCCTTGATGAGAATGGTCACGCTCTTGGTGCCCGCCTCGTCGCCCGGCAGCAGATCCAGGATATCGGTCTTGAAGCCCTTGATCTCCGCCCAGCGCAGGTACATGCGCAGCAGAATGCCGACCCAGTCCTGGGCCTCGGTGCCGCCGGCTCCGGCATGAATGGTGAGCATGGCATTGTTGGCGTCGTGTTCGCCACTGAACATGCACTCCAACTCGACCAGGTCGATACGGTTCTTGAGATCGTCCAGGCCGGAAACCACGTCCTGGTAGGTATCATCGTCGTTCTCTTCCTTGGCCAGGTCCAGCAGCATTTCGGCATCTTCCAACTCACCGAAGTTCTTGTCCCAGACCCCGATCAGATCCTGCAACTGGCCCAGTTGCCGCTGTACCTTCTTGGCTTCCGACTGATCGTCCCAGAAGTTGGGACTGACCGTCTGCCGTTCCAGTATTTCTACCTGTTCACGCTTGT
Coding sequences within it:
- the prfB gene encoding peptide chain release factor 2 (programmed frameshift) → MADITESAEARQLLDSLKGRMLVLKEHLDLDDKREQVEILERQTVSPNFWDDQSEAKKVQRQLGQLQDLIGVWDKNFGELEDAEMLLDLAKEENDDDTYQDVVSGLDDLKNRIDLVELECMFSGEHDANNAMLTIHAGAGGTEAQDWVGILLRMYLRWAEIKGFKTDILDLLPGDEAGTKSVTILIKGKYAYGYLRSEVGIHRLVRISPFDASGRRHTSFASVMVMPELDDDVEIEINDKDIRIDTYRASGSGGQHVNKTDSAIRITHFPSGIVVQCQNERSQHRNKDMAMKMLMARLFEREEEEKRRNQENIQGDKKDIAWGSQIRSYVLQPYRLIKDHRTNTEEGNVDAVLDGRLDPFIKAYLLWQP